TGCGAGGCAATACCAACaaattgaaatataatataagagaaTATTTATACTATATTATGGTTCCTTAATTTTTCTCTAATGTTTTGATGGTGGAACCACTTTGATAGTATGAAGTAGATTCTGATCTGCCTTTCAAAAAGAaggtatatttttgttttaattttttttagaaatttaatttttatatttgtgttttctttataatcatatttgtgtttttctttgtaatcatatttatgtataaatcttaataaaatccattttataaaataatagcaatttaaaagttgatCCGCATACGCTCGgttctttgtaatcatatgCCCATGTACCCGTttctttgtaattatatttgtcTGCCCTATATCTTGACCCGCGGGTATAATGttggtttgtaattttttactttttatgttTCTGTAAATATGTAACtcatatatggtgtttttaatacTATTATATGTGTTCTTTGAGTTAAATCTCAGTTCTAATTTGTGCTTATTTGATATCATTCCAGGTTTGGAGCATGTGAAAGAGTAAAGAAAAGAGTGCCATGAAGGAAGAAGTCATTTTGGAATATCTAACGCAGAACAGCCAGTCGGATCAATCCAAAGGTTGTTCCCAAAAAGAGCAAGCGACTGACTGTTCCCGACTATTAAAGAAACCTCCAAGATTTCAGGGGGTTTGCCCTAGATTTTCTCTCCTTTCTCAGCTGCCGGCGCTTCCATATAAAAAGCCTATGCTAGTTTTACAAGAGACCTAGAACTATTTTGGATttagcaacttgtaagggagaaggcttcatctctcattttcacgagaagatcatcctgaacccttgtctttctactttattttatatgcagtattattcagaaatcatgtctgtgtcatcttgctttatgattgagtagtcggctaagcttgcttagggtttAGGGTGTCAATCGCATGAGCTAAACGCAAATAAGTGATTTtaactgttcttcattcatattgttcttactgcttgcattgaattgatcacttaatgttcgatctctagtttaatcacctagctaaccgctCAGGagataaattgatatatattgaatgagcttcatatccctaatcagcgagagtagatattagggtattaagtgaactaatcggACCTGATGTCTAAGGTTTGCtatcgcgtcttgttccaagtgagAGCTTAGGACTCAAGACCGATCAACAAAGGGAACAAGTCCGCGATAGTGGATTGTTATAGCCGAGTGATCTGAGTTCTAGACTGCACCTcattgcacttgaatagttgtttgGTTCCACATTGACACCTGATGAACAACCCTAAGCCGGCTTTCATTTAAATTGCATTTGAATCTCTAGGTATTCTAGTTACTTGCATCACCATTGATTTAAAACCCCACTTGTTTCCCAGCTtaatattgaactcataagagtaaagagtaaactagtcctctggattgaatctcaaatattacgattatcactgttaacttgacagaagcaaggattcatttttagtgtatcaagttttggcgccgttgcgacgAGGACCAggcttttacctttatttttcggtttaatatttagtctgagatatctaacttgcttttaattctttgttggaacagatgatccaagtgcatgaccagtagacatactcggagcaacgcACAAGGACCACTACATCAACTGACCAACGACGAACTCGCAAGATTAGAAAGACAGAACCGTCAACGACCGAGAATAACCGACACCAACATGGGTGATCACGGCAATCAGGATGACCTCACTGCTGCACTGACAATCATTCAACAATAAATGCAGACTCAGCAACAACAGATGTTGCAGATGCAGCAGATCATCCAAAATCAGCAACAAGCTGCTCAAGAAGCAGCTGAGAACGCCACGCGAGAAGAGCGTGGTGCTCCTATTGGGGAGCGGAACCTTCCGCGGAACTTCGCTACTAACCGCTCCCCCATCAACCCTCCTCCTTGCACTCGGCAAGACTATGAAATCAAACCTGCACTGATAAGTCTGGTACAGAAGGGCACGTTCAGCGGTCTCACTACTGACATCCCGATGGACCACATCGAAGCCTTTGAGAGAATCTGCAATTTCTCTCGCTCTAACGGAGTGCCACCAGATTATATCAAATGCACGctgttcccattctctcttgaagGGAAAGCTTCTCGCTGGCTCCAATCTCTGCCGACCGGTTCTCTTACCTCATGGGAccaggtccgatcagcgttcctgAGCCACTTCTACACAAAGTCTAAAGTCGCGGCTCTATGGCACAAGATCTCCAATTTCAAGCAGAAGTCTGATGAACCTTTTCATGAAGCTTGGGAGAGGTACAAGGAGTACCAGAGAGAGTGCCCGCACCATGGGTTTGACGATGACTATATACTGGAGGTGTTCTATGATGGAGTGAGCTATGAGTTTCGAAACACCCTTGATTCTTCGAgtaatggagacttcatgactcaaaccacacctggtgcgttcgagctgattgagaacatggcttcAAGTTCactaaacaagaacaaggagcatgaCCGCTCGAAGAGTGTGAACAGCATAGATGATCTCGCTGCAAAGGTGGACCAACTGCTTAAGGGAAACCAAAGCTAAATGTTCATAATGGAAGAAGCAGCTCCTGAGAAGAGTGTCGGTGACCTGGCGTTTGATGATGAAATATCAGGAGACGATCAGCAAGAGGTGAGCTACGTGAATGGGCAAAGATGACAGCTCAAAAACTACCACCCAAACCCTAACGTGAGGAACAACCCACAGCTTTTCTGGCCTAAGCAAGACAAACCAGCTGATCCTGCACAGAGTAACCAAGGTCAGTATTCCGGGTATCAAAAGAACTACCAACCCCGGACCTATGTTCTAAGCCAACCGCAGAACAATCCACGTCAGATGCAGAAACACCAGAACACTCAGCCAGCTACCTCCGCTCCTGTCGCTGTTCCGCAAGATGAGACAAAAGCTATGTTGCAGCAGCTACTCCAAGGACAACAACTTCAAGGACAACAGCTCCAAGGGAAGGCTCTAAACCAGGTTACTACCGAGATCAATACCAGAATGAACCATATGTTCAGCGATTTGAGCACCAAGTACGACAATGTCGCGAGTCATATGAGACAGATGGATATTCAGATTGCTCAGACTGCTGAGAGCGTCAAGAGGCAATGCGGTTGAGTTGAGAAGTGGAAAGCAACTGTCTGAGCCGGTAAAGGAGAGGTTCACTGCGGCTGAGAAGGGGAAGCAGAAAGAGTCGGAACAACCACCAGTCGATACCCCGACAGCTGAGAAGGAGAGGGAACCAACAGTTGGAACCAATTCGCTAGGACCAGAACAACCAGCTGAGGCTGTCCGCCCGATCCCAGAGCCTGTTCCTGCTCTCGAATACAATCCTAAAGTCCCTTACCCTGTTCCAGCAAAGGCTACTCGTAAGTACCGAGAGGAGATGAAGTGCATAAAGATGCTGGAGGACCAAACCGTCCGACTCCCCTTGATGGATGCGATCCAGATGATGCCCTCCATGCGCAGCTTTATGAAGGGATTGATCTCAGGAAAAATAGCATAGGAGAGCGAATTCATGACTGTGTCTAAGGAGTGCAGCGCCGTGCTTCAGAACAGGCAGATAAAGAAGCGAGGAGACCCTGGCAAGTTCGTCCTCTCTATCCAGATTGGAAAGACAATTTTCTCATGCTCCTTGGTTGATCTGGGATCCAGCGTAAACCTCATGCCCTACTCTGTAGCACGAAGTTTGGGATACACGAATTTCAAACCAACTAAGATGTCCTTGGTGTTCGCGGATAGATCAGTTAAGTCCCCGGTTGGTATTCTAGAGGATCTCCAAGTAAAAGTCGGGAACACCTCTGTTCCAGCAGACTTCGTAGTTCTAGAGCTGGAAGAGGAATCCAAAGATCCTCTCATCTTAGGAAGACCGTTCCTATGTACTGTTGGAGCCATCATTGATGTGCGGCAAGAGAAGATTGATCTCAATCTGGGGGGCATAGTCATGCAGTTCGAGATGGATGAGCTGCTGAAGAAGCCGATGCTGGATGGACAGACCTTCGAGGTGGATGAAGGGATTGATCCGCTGCAACCTCGCGACGGGATGATCGAGGAGATTCTTACAGAAGATCCACTTGAGCTTGCACTAGTAAGAGCTGAGGCCAAGCAGAGTGTCGagaacattgacgcagacgggTATGCTAAGATGCTTGACTCCGCAAGGAGTATGGGAAGAATGGTGGCgagtctaagtctgggggaagaaAGCAACAAGGACGAGAACACTCCAACTGGAGCGACCCCTTTACCGAACTCGCTTGTTCCGCCGAACCTACCTAATGATCCCTGGAGCAAGTTGAAGGCTCCCAAGGTTGAGCTAAAACCCCTTCCCAAGGGGCTCAGGTACGCTTTCTTAGGTCCGAATTCCACTTACCCAGTCATTGTGAACGCTGAACTCAATAATGTGGAAACTGCATTGCTTTTGTGTGAGCTTAGGAAGTATCGTAAGACATTAGGATATTCACTAGCTGACATACCTGGCATCTCACctgatttatgcatgcatagaatacacctagaagatgaatcaatgacttctgttgaacatcagaggaggttaaacccgaatataaaagatgttgttaagaaagagataatgaaacttcttgaaGCGGGTGTGATCTATGCCATATCTGATAGTAAATGGGTTAGCCATGTTCATGTAGTACCTAAGAAGGTGGGATCACTGTtatcacaaatgaaaagaatgaattgatCCCTACTAGAACAGTGACATGACATCGCATGTGCATTgatttcagaaaattaaatGCAGCCACTAGAAATGATCACTTTCCATTtcccttcattgatcaaatgcttgagagattggctaaccacccatattactgctttttagatggttattcaggtttctttcagatcCCTATCCATCCGGACGATCAGGAGAAGACGACATTCACATGCCCATACGGAACGTACGCATACAGGAGAATGCCATTCGGCATGTGCAATGCGCCAACAACATTTCAGcgctgcatgatgtcgatctttactgacCTGATTGAagacattatggaggttttcatggacgatttcagtgtctatggaagctcctttagtgtctgtttgtcaaacttgtgcagggtaCTCAAAAGGTGTGAGGAGAAACATCTGGTgctcaattgggagaagtgccacTTCATGGCCAGAGATGGGATTATTCTAGGGTACAAGATCTCCGAGAAAGGCATTGAGGTAGATAAGGCAAAGGTCGAGGTGATGATGAGCTTGCAGCCACCAACAACTGTGAAAGCTACCAGAAGCTTCTTGGGTCACGCAGAGTTTTACAGGAGCTTCATCCAGGATTTCTCAAAAATAGCGAAACCACTCACCAGACTGCTCTGCAAGGAGATCAAGTTTGATTTCGACAGCGAGTGCTTAGCTGCGTTCCATACGATCAAAGGAGCTCTAGTCAGCGCACCTGTTGTACAACCGCCAGACTGGGATCTCCCTTTTGAGATCATGACCGATGCTAGCGATTTTGCAGTTGGAGCAGTCCTTGGACAGCGCAAGGATAAGAAACTTCATGTGATCTATTACGCAAGCAAAACCATGGATGAAGCTCAATGCAGATACGCTACGACTGAGAAGGAACTCCTGGCTATTGTTTTTGCATTCGAAAAGTTCATATCCTACCTGGTGGAATCAAAGGTGATTGTGCACACAGACCATGCTGTTCTTAAGTACTTGCTCacaaagaaggatgcaaaaccgaggttgttgaggtggattcttcttctccaagaatTTGATCTCGAGATAAAAGACAAAAAGGGAGTTGAGAATGGGGTTGCAGACCACTTGTCCAGAATGAAAATTGAGGATGTCACAGCTCTTGATGAAGAACACATAGTGGAACACGTCAACGCGATTGGTCTGCGCTTCGCGGAACAACCCCTGAGCATAACATCCGATTGTCTCGCGTACCGGAACAACCAGTAGCCGCGATCCAAAAGCAGTACTCTCACCTCCCCTGGTTTGCTGAGATTTCAAACTTCCTAGCTGCTGAAAAGGAACCACTTAAGTTCACTGGAAACGAGAAGAGGAAATTCTTAAGAGAGGCGAGGCAGTATGTTTGGGATGAACTGTACTTGTGCAAACATTGCAAGGATGGCATATTCAGAAGGTGTGTTCCAAAGGCAGATATTCCAGGGATTCTACATCATTGCCATGGTTCCTCCTATGCAGGGCACTTCGCTACATTCAAAACGGTTTCCAAAATCCTCCAAGCAGGTTTCTGGTGGCCAACTATGTTCAGAGATGCTCAAGCCTACATAGCTCGATGATGTATGTCAGCGACTTGGGAACATCAGCAAAAGGAATGAAATGCCTCAGAATTACATTTTAGAAGTTGAGGTGTTCGACTGTTGGGGAGtcgacttcatgggaccattccctcCGTCCTTCAAGAACGAGTACATCCTGGTCGTCGTTaactatgtctccaagtgggtagaaGCAGTGGCGAGTCCCACTAATGATGCAAAAGTGGTGACTAAGATGTTCAGCTCCATCATCTTTCTGAGATTTGGGGTGCCTAGAGTGGTCATTAGCGATGGTGGaacacacttcatcaacaaggcaTTTCAGGGCCTGTTGAAGAAGAATGGGGTGAAACACAAGATGGTTACCGCTTATCACCCCTAGACGAGTGGACAGGTTGAAGTTTCCAACAGGGAAGTCAAGAACATTCTATAGAAAACTGTCAATACCGCGCGCAAGGACTGGTCGTTTAAGCTGGACGATGCTCTCTGGGCCTACAGAACAGCCTACAAAACACCGCTAGAGACCACCCCCTATCACATGGTCTACGGTAAGGCTTGTCATCTTCTTGTCGAGCTCAAATACAAGGCTGCATGGGCGGTCAAGGTACTAAATTTCGACATCAAGCCAGCAACTGAGAGGCGCATGATCCaagtccatgagctggaagaGATAAGGCACCTCGCCTATGAGAGTTCCAAAATTTATAAGGAGAAGACCAAAGCCTACCATGACAAGAGAATCATTGCCAGACATTTTGAACCAAACGATAAGGTTTTGCTCTTCAACTCCAGACTTAGGCTGTTCCCGGGCAAGCTGAAATCTAGATGGTCTGGACCCTTCACCATTAAGGAAGTCCACCCTTACGGAGCTGTTGAGTTGCTGGACAGAAAGGGAGACAAGTTCGTCGTCAATGGTCAGCGCATCAAGCATTACCTTGCTGACTCCACTATCGCAGAGGGTGAAGAAATTCCCCTAAGCGATCCCCATCAGCCTGATCGGCTGAGccaagtcaagctaatgactttaactaagcgcttggtgggaggcaacccactggtgagtgtatatattgttttctatagtctattttatttcttttcagaTTTAGTTTGCAggtcaaaaacaagaaaaaccgAACACTTCAGTCAAAACAACCGAAGGACTGTTCTTCTGGTGGAACAACCCATCGTCTGTTCCAGGTAAGTGTTCCAgacccaaaaacaaaaaaaaataataaaataataaaaaacgaGAGAGAGATAATGGAGAGCGGTTAGGGTTTCGCCTATTTAAGACCCCACCCTTCCACTTTCCCCTTTCACTCAGCCGTACACTCCTCCCTTTCTTGCAATTTTGAAGCCATCACCAAAACTTAAATTCTTACTCTTTTTAAGTGATTCTTGCTTCTAATCCAATTGGATTTTCGAGTTCTTTCTGTTTTTGCAGTCCATTTGCTCCGATTATCACGGTAAGAGGCTCGGCAATCAAAATACAATCGCGATTTCGGTTTGAAAA
This Brassica napus cultivar Da-Ae chromosome C6, Da-Ae, whole genome shotgun sequence DNA region includes the following protein-coding sequences:
- the LOC106430448 gene encoding uncharacterized protein LOC106430448, whose translation is MTVSKECSAVLQNRQIKKRGDPGKFVLSIQIGKTIFSCSLVDLGSSVNLMPYSVARSLGYTNFKPTKMSLVFADRSVKSPVGILEDLQVKVGNTSVPADFVVLELEEESKDPLILGRPFLCTVGAIIDVRQEKIDLNLGGIVMQFEMDELLKKPMLDGQTFEVDEGIDPLQPRDGMIEEILTEDPLELALVRAEAKQSVENIDADGYAKMLDSARSMGRMVASLSLGEESNKDENTPTGATPLPNSLVPPNLPNDPWSKLKAPKVELKPLPKGLRYAFLGPNSTYPVIVNAELNNVETALLLCELRKYRFFQIPIHPDDQEKTTFTCPYGTYAYRRMPFGMVLKRCEEKHLVLNWEKCHFMARDGIILGYKISEKGIEVDKAKVEVMMSLQPPTTVKATRSFLGHAEFYRSFIQDFSKIAKPLTRLLCKEIKFDFDSECLAAFHTIKGALVSAPVVQPPDWDLPFEIMTDASDFAVGAVLGQRKDKKLHVIYYASKTMDEAQCRYATTEKELLAIVFAFEKFISYLVESKVIVHTDHAVLKYLLTKKDAKPRMAYSEGVFQRQIFQGFYIIAMVPPMQGTSLHSKRFPKSSKQRLGNISKRNEMPQNYILEVEVFDCWGVDFMGPFPPSFKNEYILVVVNYVSKWVEAVASPTNDAKVVTKMFSSIIFLRFGVPRVVISDGGTHFINKAFQGLLKKNGVKHKMVTAYHP